A region of Pseudorca crassidens isolate mPseCra1 chromosome 8, mPseCra1.hap1, whole genome shotgun sequence DNA encodes the following proteins:
- the GPR141 gene encoding probable G-protein coupled receptor 141 isoform X1 yields MADHNSSSCNNPIRSPHLTRLYFIVLFGGLVGIISILFQLVKMNTRSVTTTAVINLVVVHSVFLLTVPFRLTYLIEHTWTFGLPFCKFVSAMLHIHMYLTFLFYVVILAIRYLIFFKHKDKVEFYRKLHAVAASTALWLLVIIIVVPLVVSQYGIHEGYDTYHCFKFQKELVYAYVQVINYLITIIVIVIAVILLVLQSIIIVLMVRKLHHSLLSHQEFWAQLKNLLFIGVILICFLPYQFFRIYYLYTVAHSSDCNDNVAFYNEIFLSVTAISCFDLLLFVLGGSRWFKQKIIDLWNCLLCR; encoded by the coding sequence ATGGCTGACCACAATAGTTCCTCCTGCAATAACCCTATAAGGTCACCCCATTTAACCAGGCTCTACTTCATAGTGCTCTTTGGAGGGCTGGTGGGCATCATCTCCATTTTGTTCCAGCTGGTGAAAATGAACACCCGGTCTGTGACCACCACAGCAGTCATTAACCTGGTGGTGGTCCACAGTGTTTTTCTCCTGACAGTGCCTTTTCGCCTGACCTACCTCATCGAGCACacttggacatttgggttgcccTTCTGCAAATTTGTGAGCGCCATGCTGCACATCCACATGTACCTCACATTCCTGTTCTACGTTGTGATCCTAGCCATCAGGTACCTCATCTTCTTCAAGCACAAGGACAAAGTGGAATTCTACAGAAAACTGCATGCTGTGGCTGCCAGTACTGCCCTGTGGCTACTTGTGATTATCATTGTGGTGCCCCTGGTTGTTTCTCAGTATGGAATTCATGAGGGTTATGACACATACCACTGTTTTAAATTCCAGAAAGAACTTGTTTATGCATATGTGCAAGTCATCAACTATTTGATAACCATTATCGTCATAGTTATTGCAGTGATTCTCTTGGTCCTCCAGAGCATCATCATTGTGTTGATGGTGCGGAAGCTACACCACTCCTTACTATCCCATCAGGAGTTCTGGGCCCAGTTGAAAAACCTGCTTTTTATAGGCGTCATTCTTATTTGCTTCCTTCCCTACCAGTTCTTTAGGATCTATTACTTGTACACTGTGGCACATTCAAGTGACTGTAATGACAATGTTGCATTTTATAATGAAATCTTCTTGAGTGTAACAGCGATTAGCTGCTTTGATTTGCTGCTCTTTGTTCTTGGGGGAAGCCGTTGGTTTAAGCAAAAGATAATTGACCTATGGAATTGCCTTTTGTGCCGTTAA